A single window of Luteipulveratus halotolerans DNA harbors:
- the hemL gene encoding glutamate-1-semialdehyde 2,1-aminomutase, translating into MASSSTTSRSTSASTARSDALIEHARTVTPGGVNSPVRAFRAVGGTPRFIASAQGPWLTDVDGNRYVDLICSWGPMILGHRHPDVLAAVTAAADKGFSFGTPSENEVALATEIVGRIEPVEQVRLVSSGTEATMSALRLARGATGRSKVVKFAGCYHGHVDALLASAGSGLATFALPDSAGVPASSAGETIVLPYNDVAAVEAAFAEHGDEIACVITEASPGNMGVVPPAPGFTQALRRITREHGALLISDEVMTGFRCSAAGWFGLEGVVPDLFTFGKVMGGGFPAAAFGGRADLMAQLSPDGPVYQAGTLSGNPVATAAGLATLQACTPEVYSHLDQVAHTIADAAHDALSAAGVAHTIQWAGSMFSVFFREGEVRSYDDAQAQDTAAFGRFFNSMLDQGVHLPPSAFEAWFVSASHDDEAVEAVLAALPAAARAASGSEGTL; encoded by the coding sequence ATGGCGTCCTCGTCCACTACCTCTCGTAGTACTTCGGCCTCCACGGCGCGCTCCGACGCGCTGATCGAGCACGCCCGCACGGTGACCCCGGGCGGCGTCAACTCTCCCGTCCGAGCGTTCCGTGCCGTCGGAGGTACGCCGCGCTTCATCGCCTCCGCGCAGGGCCCGTGGCTCACCGATGTCGACGGCAACCGCTACGTCGACCTGATCTGCTCGTGGGGTCCGATGATCCTCGGGCACCGCCACCCGGACGTCCTCGCCGCCGTCACGGCCGCTGCCGACAAGGGCTTCTCCTTCGGCACGCCCAGTGAGAACGAGGTCGCTCTCGCCACCGAGATCGTCGGCCGTATCGAGCCTGTCGAGCAGGTCCGCCTCGTCAGCTCCGGCACCGAGGCCACGATGAGCGCGCTCCGCCTCGCCCGCGGCGCGACCGGCCGATCCAAGGTCGTGAAGTTCGCCGGCTGCTACCACGGTCACGTCGACGCCCTGCTCGCCAGCGCGGGCAGCGGACTGGCGACGTTCGCGCTGCCCGACTCGGCCGGCGTACCCGCCTCCAGCGCGGGAGAGACGATCGTGCTCCCGTACAACGACGTCGCCGCGGTCGAGGCCGCGTTCGCCGAGCACGGCGACGAGATCGCGTGTGTCATCACCGAGGCCTCGCCCGGCAACATGGGCGTCGTTCCGCCGGCTCCCGGGTTCACGCAGGCGCTGCGCCGCATCACCCGCGAGCACGGTGCGCTGCTGATCAGCGACGAGGTCATGACCGGCTTCCGCTGCTCGGCGGCCGGCTGGTTCGGCCTCGAGGGCGTCGTGCCCGACCTGTTCACGTTCGGCAAGGTGATGGGCGGCGGCTTCCCGGCCGCGGCGTTCGGCGGTCGTGCCGACCTGATGGCGCAGCTGTCGCCCGACGGCCCGGTCTACCAGGCGGGCACGTTGTCCGGTAATCCCGTGGCGACCGCCGCCGGCCTGGCCACCCTGCAGGCGTGCACCCCCGAGGTCTACAGCCACCTCGACCAGGTCGCCCACACCATCGCCGACGCCGCGCACGACGCGCTGTCCGCAGCCGGTGTCGCCCACACGATCCAGTGGGCCGGCTCGATGTTCAGCGTGTTCTTCCGCGAGGGCGAGGTGCGCTCGTACGACGACGCGCAGGCCCAGGACACCGCGGCGTTCGGCCGCTTCTTCAACAGCATGCTCGACCAGGGCGTCCACCTGCCGCCGAGCGCGTTCGAGGCCTGGTTCGTCAGCGCGTCGCACGACGACGAGGCCGTCGAGGCGGTGCTGGCAGCGCTGCCCGCCGCTGCCAGGGCGGCTTCAGGAAGCGAAGGCACACTGTGA
- a CDS encoding MarR family winged helix-turn-helix transcriptional regulator: MSTPTSDPEWLTADEQRAWRAYLRASRQLEVALDRDLQAHGLSLAEYEIISMVSEAPGRRLRMSHLADMVVQSRSRMTHTAKRLEARGWVERVPVLDDRRGVELVLTDEGWNALDKASRVHVEGVRAHLVSVLSPEEFLALGSAMARVSAGLTGQPGIPMSAL; the protein is encoded by the coding sequence ATGAGTACGCCGACTTCCGATCCCGAGTGGCTGACCGCCGACGAGCAACGGGCCTGGCGCGCCTATCTGCGCGCCAGCCGACAGCTGGAGGTGGCGCTCGATCGTGATCTGCAGGCGCACGGGCTCTCCCTCGCCGAGTACGAGATCATCTCCATGGTGTCCGAGGCCCCTGGTCGGCGGCTACGGATGAGCCACCTGGCGGACATGGTCGTGCAGTCGCGCAGCCGCATGACCCACACGGCCAAGCGTCTCGAGGCGCGCGGCTGGGTCGAGCGGGTGCCCGTCCTGGACGACCGGCGCGGCGTCGAGCTGGTCCTCACCGACGAGGGCTGGAACGCCCTCGACAAGGCCAGCCGGGTTCACGTCGAGGGCGTCCGGGCGCACCTGGTCTCGGTGCTCTCGCCCGAGGAGTTCCTGGCTCTGGGGTCGGCGATGGCGCGTGTCAGCGCAGGCCTCACCGGGCAGCCGGGCATCCCGATGAGCGCGCTCTAG
- a CDS encoding YceI family protein: MSTFKDLTPGAYTVDAAHSTVGFVARHLMVSKVRGKFNEFEGDVRIGDDLESSSVVATVQMASIDTQQEQRDGHLRTNDFFDVPTYPTMTFRSTKVTEDALEGELTIKDVTKPVTFDLEYGGFVNDPNMGARAGFEASTEINRKDFNVQFNAVTEGGGAVVSDKIKIFLEIELVQA, from the coding sequence ATGAGCACGTTCAAGGACCTCACCCCCGGCGCCTACACCGTCGACGCGGCGCACAGTACGGTCGGCTTCGTGGCCCGCCACCTGATGGTGTCGAAGGTTCGCGGCAAGTTCAACGAGTTCGAGGGCGACGTCAGGATCGGCGACGACCTCGAGTCGTCGTCCGTCGTCGCGACCGTCCAGATGGCGTCCATCGACACCCAGCAGGAGCAGCGTGACGGCCACCTGCGCACCAACGACTTCTTCGACGTCCCGACCTACCCGACGATGACCTTCCGCTCGACCAAGGTCACCGAGGACGCGCTCGAGGGCGAGCTCACCATCAAGGACGTCACCAAGCCGGTGACCTTCGACCTGGAGTACGGCGGCTTCGTCAACGACCCCAACATGGGCGCCCGCGCCGGCTTCGAGGCCAGCACCGAGATCAACCGCAAGGACTTCAACGTGCAGTTCAACGCGGTCACCGAGGGCGGCGGCGCCGTCGTCAGCGACAAGATCAAGATCTTCCTGGAGATCGAGCTCGTCCAGGCCTGA
- a CDS encoding histidine phosphatase family protein, with amino-acid sequence MPDPAPSTERTVVHLVRHGEVHNPDKLLYGRMPDFHLSELGRRMADMAASYLRERDITHLVSSPLERAQETMQPLAEALGQDVTLDERVIEAGNDFEGLTVGSNPKQLLHPRFWTKLRDPLQPSWGEPYSEIAERMSAAVADARDAARGHEAVIVSHQLPVWTARRHYEGARLWHDPRSRECSLASVTSVTFVGDDVVSLSYAEPAAPLLAQASKVVGA; translated from the coding sequence ATGCCCGACCCCGCGCCCTCCACCGAGCGCACCGTCGTCCACCTCGTCCGGCACGGCGAGGTCCACAACCCCGACAAGCTGCTCTACGGCCGCATGCCCGACTTCCACCTGTCCGAGCTGGGTCGCCGGATGGCCGACATGGCCGCCTCGTACCTGCGCGAGCGCGACATCACGCACCTGGTGTCGTCGCCGCTCGAGCGCGCGCAGGAGACCATGCAGCCGCTCGCCGAGGCCCTGGGCCAGGACGTCACGCTCGACGAGCGCGTCATCGAGGCCGGCAACGACTTCGAAGGACTGACGGTCGGCTCCAACCCCAAGCAGCTGCTGCACCCGCGCTTCTGGACCAAGCTGCGCGACCCGCTGCAGCCGTCGTGGGGTGAGCCGTACTCCGAGATCGCCGAGCGCATGAGCGCGGCCGTCGCCGACGCCCGCGACGCCGCCCGCGGTCACGAGGCCGTGATCGTGTCGCACCAGCTGCCCGTCTGGACCGCCCGTCGCCACTACGAAGGCGCTCGGCTGTGGCACGACCCGCGCAGCCGCGAGTGCTCGCTCGCGTCGGTCACCTCGGTCACGTTCGTCGGCGACGACGTCGTCTCGCTGTCGTACGCCGAGCCGGCCGCCCCGCTGCTCGCGCAGGCCTCGAAGGTGGTGGGCGCATGA